A segment of the Bordetella flabilis genome:
TCACCGGTTTGGCGGGGTAGGTGTCGGCCTGCGCCGTGCCGGTCAACAGCGCCATGGCCAACAGGCCGGCGCGTATCCAGGATGAATGCATGACTTGGTCTCCTCGAACCTTCGATAAGGGGTGTTTGTTGGAACGTTTCTGTCTTGCGGTGCCGCGTGCAGTGTGTTCTTATAGACAGAACGATCATTCTATTTTATATTGTGCGGCATAGAACTTGTCAACGAAAATGCGTGCCGCACGCGCTCATCCCGGGCACCGCGGCGGCTCCGCGAGAGGAAACAGACGACCATGTCCACGCCGAGAACGCCTCCTGCATCGTCAGCCGTACAGCTCAAGCCCATGTTGATCGATGGCGCCTGGGTCAGCGTCGACCGCGATGCCTTTGCCTCGATCAATCCGGCCACCGGAGAGGAGAATTTCCGCGTCAGCGCCGCCACGGCATCCGAAGTCGACCGTGCCGTCGAAGCCGCGTGGCGCGCCGTGCGCGAGCCAGCGTGGCGCGACATGTTGCAGCACCAGCGCGCGGGCATCCTGCGCCGCATCGCGGATGCCATGGACCGCGAATCCGAGTTGTTCGCGCAGCTGCAGATGATCGAGAACGGCAAGGTGTGGGCCGAGTGCAAGGCGCAGGTCGCCAGCGCCGCCGCCACCTTCCGCTATTACGCCGGTGTTTGCGAAACCATCTGCGCCGAGGTAACGCCGGCACGCGGCAACTATCTGTCGATGACGCGCTATGAGCCTTACGGCGTGGTCGCCGCCATTACGCCGTGGAACTCGCCGCTGACGATGGAAGCGCAGAAGGTTGCACCGGCGCTGGCGGCCGGAAATGCGGTCATCCTGAAGCCGTCGGAGGTAACGCCGTCGCCGGCGCTGGAGCTGGGCCGCCTGGCCCTCGAAGCCGGGCTGCCGCCGGGCATCCTGAACGTGGTTACCGGCACCGGCGCCGTCGCCGGCAAGGGCCTGGTCGAACACCCGGGCGTGCGCATGGTTTCGTTCACGGGCGGCACGGCCAGCGGCCGCGCCATCGCCATCGCGGCGGCGCAGAAGCTGATGCCCGTCGCGCTCGAACTGGGCGGAAAATCGCCGCACATCGTGTTCGCGGACGCCGATATGGACGCCGCCATCGAGGCCGTCGTGGGCGGAATCTTCGAAGGCAGCGGCCAATCCTGCGTGGCCGGGTCGCGGCTTTATGTGCAGGCCGCCATCGCGCAGGAGTTCCAGGAGCGCCTGGTCGCGCGGACCGCGCGCATCAAGGTCGACATGCCGCAGGCGCAGGGCGCGCAGATGGGGCCCATCGCTTCTTTCGGCCATCGGCAGAAGATAGAGAGCATGGTGCAGTCGGCGCGCGATGAAGGCGCCGAGGTACTGATCGGCGGCCAGCGACCGGAGGCCGAGGCGCTGGCGGGGGGCGCTTTCTACCAGCCCACCATCCTGAGCGGACTGCGGCGCGACGCGCTGGTGGTGCGTGAAGAGATCTTCGGTCCCGTGCTGTGCGCGCTGCCGTTCCAGGACGAAGAGGACTTGATCGAGCAAGCCAACGAAAGCGTCTACGGCCTGGCCTCCGGCATCTGGACCGCGGATTACCGCCGCGCCTGGCGCATCGCCACGCGGCTCGAAGCCGGCAGCGTGTGGATCAACACCTACAAGCAGTTGTCCGTCTCGACGCCGTTCGGCGGCTACAAGCAGAGCGGCCTGGGGCGCGAGAAGGGCATAGGGGGCCTGCGCCTGTATCAACAGTCCAAGGGCATCTATTTCGGCATGTGAGGCGGGCCCATCCATCCCATGGGCCGGTCGCGCGGCGATCGGTCCAACGACTCGACGGAGACATCATGAGTGCAATCAAGAAAATCGGTTTCATCGGCCTGGGCGTCATGGGTGAACCCATGTGCCGCAATCTGGCGCAGAAGTGCGGCGTACCGGTGGTCGCCTGCGATATCGATCCCGAACCGCTGCGGCGGGTGGCCGCACACGGGGTAGCCGGCGCCGACGTGCCGGCCATCATGCGCGACTGCGATGTGGTCTTCCTGTCGCTGCCTTCCGGCGAAGTCGTGGACAGGATCGTTCGCGCGGACGACGGCTTGCTCGCGGGCGCGCGCGACGGCCAGATCGTCATCGACCTGAGCACGTCGCCGGTCGATACCACGCGCCAGCTGGCGGCCGACTTCGCGACACGGGGCGTTGCCTTCCTGGATGCGCCGGTGGCGCGGACGCGCGCCGCCGCCGAGGCCGGTACCCTGTCGGTGATGGTGGGCGGCGATGCGGCCACCTTCGAAAGCGTCCGGCCGTTGATCGCCACCTTCGCCAGCGAGATCACGCTGTGCGGTCCGGTCGGCAGCGGCCAGGTGGTGAAGATCCTCAACAACATGGTGTTGTTCGAGACCGTGGTGGCGCTGTCCGAGGCGCGTGCCATCGCGCGCCGCTCGGGCGTCGATCCGCAGGTCCTGCTCGACACCCTGTCGCGCGGCTCGGCCGACAGCTTCGCGTTGCGCAACCATGGCTTAAAGGCTATTCTGCCGGGTGATTTTCCGGAGAAGGCCTTCCCCGTCCAGTACGCCCGCAAGGATCTGCGCTATGCGCTGCTGCTGGCCGAGCAGACCGGCGTGCAGGCCTTCGGTGCCCGCAATGTCGATCACTGGTTCGAAGCGGCGCTGCAGCGTGGGGATGGCAATCGGTACTGGCCGGTCGTCAGCCGCGCCATCGACGCCGAGCCGGAGACGTCTTCCAG
Coding sequences within it:
- a CDS encoding aldehyde dehydrogenase — encoded protein: MSTPRTPPASSAVQLKPMLIDGAWVSVDRDAFASINPATGEENFRVSAATASEVDRAVEAAWRAVREPAWRDMLQHQRAGILRRIADAMDRESELFAQLQMIENGKVWAECKAQVASAAATFRYYAGVCETICAEVTPARGNYLSMTRYEPYGVVAAITPWNSPLTMEAQKVAPALAAGNAVILKPSEVTPSPALELGRLALEAGLPPGILNVVTGTGAVAGKGLVEHPGVRMVSFTGGTASGRAIAIAAAQKLMPVALELGGKSPHIVFADADMDAAIEAVVGGIFEGSGQSCVAGSRLYVQAAIAQEFQERLVARTARIKVDMPQAQGAQMGPIASFGHRQKIESMVQSARDEGAEVLIGGQRPEAEALAGGAFYQPTILSGLRRDALVVREEIFGPVLCALPFQDEEDLIEQANESVYGLASGIWTADYRRAWRIATRLEAGSVWINTYKQLSVSTPFGGYKQSGLGREKGIGGLRLYQQSKGIYFGM
- a CDS encoding NAD(P)-dependent oxidoreductase — protein: MRRAHPSHGPVARRSVQRLDGDIMSAIKKIGFIGLGVMGEPMCRNLAQKCGVPVVACDIDPEPLRRVAAHGVAGADVPAIMRDCDVVFLSLPSGEVVDRIVRADDGLLAGARDGQIVIDLSTSPVDTTRQLAADFATRGVAFLDAPVARTRAAAEAGTLSVMVGGDAATFESVRPLIATFASEITLCGPVGSGQVVKILNNMVLFETVVALSEARAIARRSGVDPQVLLDTLSRGSADSFALRNHGLKAILPGDFPEKAFPVQYARKDLRYALLLAEQTGVQAFGARNVDHWFEAALQRGDGNRYWPVVSRAIDAEPETSSSVDTP